A single region of the Halictus rubicundus isolate RS-2024b unplaced genomic scaffold, iyHalRubi1_principal scaffold0045, whole genome shotgun sequence genome encodes:
- the LOC143363387 gene encoding uncharacterized protein LOC143363387: protein MDTSCPFGNPQRRESKPSTSRTPLDRLRVVTSNHLCHNCLEQHAVAACRSSKTCQRCTERHHTMLHDALAKGSRPPPVNSMHVVNGSEHSEEPLSVLLATALVSVRSAGQTVVARALIDPCSEVSLVSESLVQQLRLHRKPCSQVVVGAGAKATSTARGRAYMDVASRHQADLSCAVEALILPRLTSYRPRCRTFAPTWPHISGLTLADPSSTSSTPIDLLLGADVYPQVLLAGISSGGHRGPVAQETIFGWILSGPMTSPGPSTPTATSHTCTFNDLATPASEV from the exons ATGGACACCTCGTGCCCATTCGGCAACCCCCAGCGAAGGGAGTCGAAGCCGTCCAC AAGTAGGACGCCGCTGGACCGCCTCCGGGTCGTGACCTCCAACCATCTGTGCCACAACTGCCTGGAACAACACGCCGTCGCAGCCTGCCGATCCAGCAAGACCTGCCAGCGGTGCACGGAGAGGCACCATACCATGCTCCACGACGCTCTCGCGAAGGGCAGCCGCCCTCCGCCAGTCAACTCCATGCACGTCGTCAACGGCTCGGAACACTCTGAGGAACCGCTGTCGGTGCTCCTCGCCACTGCCCTCGTGTCCGTTCGGTCAGCAGGCCAGACCGTCGTCGCCAGGGCGCTGATCGACCCCTGCTCCGAGGTGTCGCTGGTCAGCGAGTCGCTGGTACAGCAGCTACGACTCCACCGGAAGCCATGCTCACAGGTGGTGGTGGGTGCCGGTGCCAAGGCCACGTCGACCGCAAGAGGGAGAGCCTATATGGACGTCGCCTCAAGACACCAAGCGGACCTCTCCTGCGCAGTGGAAGCGCTGATCCTCCCCCGGTTGACGTCATACCGGCCGCGCTGCCGGACCTTCGCTCCAACCTGGCCGCATATCTCGGGCCTCACTCTCGCAGATCCGTCCTCCACGTCATCCACCCCCATCGACCTACTCCTGGGAGCGGACGTGTACCCGCAGGTCCTGCTGGCGGGCATCAGCAGCGGAGGGCATCGAGGTCCGGTCGCGCAGGAGACCATCTTCGGGTGGATCCTGTCAGGCCCGATGACAAGTCCTGGGCCCTCGACACCCACGGCAACCAGCCACACCTGCACCTTCAACGATCTGGCCACTCCAGCGTCCGAGGTCTAG